A portion of the Bifidobacterium bifidum ATCC 29521 = JCM 1255 = DSM 20456 genome contains these proteins:
- a CDS encoding 6-phospho-beta-glucosidase — MGFPENFLWGGAVAAHQLEGAWDVDGRGPSICDVLTGGAAGVARKITDGVIDGLNYPNHRGIDYYHTFREDDALFREMGFKCFRTSISWSRIFPNGDEEEPNEAGLKFYEELFSDYRAKGMEPVVTLSHFEMPLHLAKMGGFTNRKVVDCFVRFATTVMERYKDLVTYWLTFNEVDNQMNMHTPIFPYTNSGIIPNPDDTPHEVEQKVWQAIHNEFVAAAIAVKRGREINPDFQIGCMLSFVPIYPETCRPDDVMLAQEQMRKRYLFGDVYVHGEYPRYLLKWWERDGIDIAMEPGDLDAIKDGIVDYISLSYYMSVAVSSQGSTLDAMEHGLDGLVPNPYIKATDWGWQIDPVGLRYSLCEMYERWNKPLFIVENGVGMYETPDGNGYIADDSRIEYLKSHIAEVKKAIDLDGVPVMGYTVWGCIDVVSFTTGEMKKRYGLIYVDGDDEGHGSYKRSRKKSFGWYQHVIATNGEEL, encoded by the coding sequence ATGGGATTTCCCGAGAATTTCCTCTGGGGCGGCGCGGTCGCCGCACATCAGCTTGAAGGCGCATGGGACGTGGACGGCCGCGGCCCGAGCATCTGCGACGTACTCACCGGCGGGGCGGCCGGCGTGGCCCGCAAGATCACCGACGGCGTGATCGACGGGCTCAACTACCCGAACCACCGCGGCATCGACTATTATCACACCTTCCGCGAGGACGATGCGCTGTTCCGGGAAATGGGCTTCAAGTGCTTCCGCACATCCATCTCCTGGTCCCGCATTTTTCCGAACGGCGACGAAGAGGAGCCGAACGAGGCCGGACTCAAGTTCTACGAAGAGCTGTTCTCCGACTACCGCGCCAAGGGCATGGAGCCGGTCGTCACCCTCTCCCACTTCGAAATGCCCCTGCACCTGGCCAAGATGGGCGGCTTCACCAACCGCAAGGTCGTCGACTGCTTCGTGCGCTTCGCCACCACGGTGATGGAGCGCTACAAGGACCTGGTGACCTACTGGCTGACCTTCAACGAGGTCGACAACCAGATGAACATGCACACGCCGATCTTCCCGTACACGAACTCCGGCATCATCCCCAACCCGGACGACACCCCGCACGAGGTGGAGCAGAAGGTCTGGCAGGCGATTCACAACGAGTTCGTCGCCGCGGCCATCGCGGTCAAGCGAGGACGCGAGATCAACCCGGACTTCCAGATCGGCTGCATGCTCTCCTTCGTGCCGATCTATCCGGAGACTTGCCGCCCGGACGACGTCATGCTCGCCCAGGAGCAGATGCGCAAGCGCTACCTGTTCGGCGACGTGTACGTGCACGGCGAGTATCCGCGCTACCTGCTCAAGTGGTGGGAGCGTGACGGCATCGACATCGCAATGGAGCCGGGCGACCTCGACGCCATCAAGGACGGCATCGTCGACTACATCTCCCTGAGCTACTACATGTCCGTAGCCGTCAGCTCGCAGGGCTCCACGCTCGACGCGATGGAGCACGGCCTCGACGGGCTGGTGCCCAACCCGTACATCAAGGCCACCGACTGGGGCTGGCAGATCGATCCGGTCGGCCTGCGCTACTCGCTGTGCGAGATGTACGAGCGCTGGAACAAGCCGCTGTTCATCGTCGAGAACGGCGTGGGCATGTACGAGACGCCCGACGGGAACGGCTACATCGCCGACGACTCGCGCATCGAATACCTCAAGAGCCACATCGCCGAGGTCAAGAAGGCCATCGACCTGGACGGCGTGCCCGTCATGGGCTACACGGTCTGGGGCTGCATCGACGTGGTGAGCTTCACCACCGGCGAGATGAAGAAGCGCTACGGCCTGATCTACGTGGACGGCGACGATGAAGGCCACGGCTCGTACAAGCGCAGCCGCAAGAAGTCCTTCGGCTGGTACCAGCACGTCATCGCCACCAACGGCGAGGAGCTGTAA
- a CDS encoding PTS lactose/cellobiose transporter subunit IIA codes for MADAPETLDMEVLCMQMIVAAGSAKSDYMEALQAVKAGDYETAAAKMKSGDEQYAVGHEQHAKLVQQEAAGDPVTMSLLLTHVEDQMMSTETVKLMVTELIDLYRKLNG; via the coding sequence ATGGCGGACGCACCCGAAACCCTTGACATGGAAGTGCTGTGCATGCAGATGATCGTCGCTGCCGGCTCCGCGAAATCCGATTACATGGAAGCGCTGCAGGCCGTCAAGGCCGGCGACTATGAGACCGCCGCCGCGAAGATGAAGTCCGGCGACGAGCAGTACGCGGTCGGCCACGAACAGCACGCGAAGCTGGTGCAGCAGGAGGCGGCCGGCGACCCGGTCACGATGTCGCTGCTGCTCACCCACGTCGAAGACCAGATGATGTCGACCGAGACCGTGAAGCTCATGGTCACCGAGCTCATCGACCTGTATCGAAAGCTCAACGGCTGA
- a CDS encoding PTS sugar transporter subunit IIB — translation MHIVLCCNQGMSTSMLVKKMREAAAKNGVDVQIDAYPISEIEEKAPDAAVILLGPQVRFELNRVKGLFPNIPVESINPQDYGLVRGENVLNHAIELAGK, via the coding sequence ATGCATATCGTCCTTTGCTGCAACCAGGGAATGTCCACCTCCATGCTCGTCAAGAAGATGCGCGAAGCCGCCGCCAAGAACGGTGTCGACGTGCAGATTGACGCCTACCCGATCTCCGAGATCGAGGAGAAGGCTCCCGACGCGGCCGTCATCCTGCTCGGACCGCAGGTGCGCTTCGAACTGAACCGTGTCAAGGGCCTGTTCCCGAACATCCCGGTCGAGTCCATCAACCCGCAGGACTACGGCCTGGTGCGCGGCGAGAACGTGCTCAACCACGCGATCGAGCTCGCCGGTAAGTGA
- a CDS encoding PTS sugar transporter subunit IIC — MKERFTNVAQKTLDVFVKFASTKAITALKDGFVLSMPITLVGSIFLLIANLPITGYTDFMARIFGSDWNLGLNQINNSTFNVLAMVIAVGIGYSYARNEKMDGISCGILTLVSFLIVSPSTLTVTSDTIKALGGDTATISNVLPNTWMGGNGIISAIIMGLIGSWVYTTCIKKNLRIKMPDAVPEGVSNAFSAMIPGFFIMCYSAIIYQVCQVFGGVSLTELIFKIIQTPMQGLTDNWAGAIIIVLLMSLLFWCGLHGPNIVSGIIYPVLTANSLVNQNLMDQGIKATQANGGHYLVPQLIDCFCKFGGVGLTLGFIVAALLVAKSAQVRELSKLSLVPGIFNVNEPMIFGLPIVYNPIMLIPFICAPLVAVILTYGAMVIGFLPAFGAMQVPWTTPPIISGFLLGGWQGVVIQVLIFAASIAIWFPFVKMQDKICLKQEQDAAAE, encoded by the coding sequence ATGAAGGAAAGGTTCACCAACGTCGCGCAGAAGACGCTTGACGTGTTCGTGAAATTCGCGAGCACCAAAGCCATCACCGCGCTCAAGGACGGCTTCGTGCTGTCCATGCCGATCACGCTCGTCGGCTCGATCTTCCTGCTGATCGCAAACCTGCCGATCACCGGCTACACCGATTTCATGGCCCGGATCTTCGGCAGCGATTGGAATCTGGGTCTCAACCAGATCAACAACTCCACGTTCAACGTGCTCGCGATGGTCATCGCCGTCGGCATCGGCTACTCCTACGCCCGCAACGAGAAGATGGACGGCATCTCCTGCGGCATCCTGACGCTGGTCTCGTTCCTCATCGTCTCGCCCTCCACGCTGACGGTCACCAGCGACACCATCAAGGCGCTGGGCGGCGACACCGCCACCATCTCCAACGTCCTGCCGAACACGTGGATGGGCGGCAACGGCATCATCTCCGCCATCATCATGGGCCTGATCGGCTCGTGGGTCTACACCACCTGCATCAAGAAGAACCTGCGCATCAAGATGCCCGACGCCGTGCCCGAAGGCGTATCGAACGCCTTCTCCGCGATGATCCCCGGCTTCTTCATCATGTGCTACTCCGCGATCATCTACCAGGTGTGCCAGGTCTTCGGCGGCGTTTCGCTGACCGAGCTCATCTTCAAGATCATCCAGACCCCGATGCAGGGCCTGACCGACAACTGGGCCGGTGCCATCATCATCGTGCTGCTCATGTCGCTGCTGTTCTGGTGCGGTCTGCACGGTCCGAACATCGTCTCCGGCATCATCTACCCGGTGCTCACCGCCAACTCGCTGGTCAACCAGAACCTCATGGACCAGGGCATCAAGGCCACGCAGGCCAACGGCGGCCACTATCTGGTGCCGCAGCTCATCGACTGCTTCTGCAAGTTCGGCGGCGTCGGCCTGACCCTCGGCTTCATCGTCGCGGCGCTGCTGGTCGCCAAGTCCGCCCAGGTGCGCGAGCTGTCCAAGCTGTCGCTCGTCCCCGGCATCTTCAACGTGAACGAGCCCATGATCTTCGGCCTGCCGATCGTCTACAACCCGATCATGCTCATCCCGTTCATTTGCGCCCCGCTGGTCGCCGTGATCCTCACCTACGGTGCCATGGTCATCGGCTTCCTGCCCGCCTTCGGCGCCATGCAGGTGCCGTGGACCACGCCGCCGATCATCTCCGGCTTCCTGCTCGGCGGATGGCAGGGCGTGGTGATCCAGGTGCTGATCTTCGCGGCCTCCATCGCCATCTGGTTCCCGTTCGTCAAGATGCAGGACAAGATCTGCCTCAAGCAGGAGCAGGACGCCGCGGCCGAGTAA
- a CDS encoding HAD hydrolase family protein gives MIFDGELYRHDVNKISYVLGSYRDFLDTRGRFPDLESGTWGGRGATALFGDLGVKGITKAHAIDRLLAHLGANRQDTVAFGDAAVDIPMLEYCAVGVAMGNGSEDIKAMAGIVAGDVEEDGLARAFERLGLM, from the coding sequence ATGATCTTCGACGGTGAGCTGTACCGGCACGACGTGAACAAGATCAGCTACGTGCTCGGCTCGTACCGGGACTTCCTCGACACCCGCGGGCGTTTCCCCGACCTCGAATCGGGCACGTGGGGCGGTAGGGGAGCGACGGCGCTGTTCGGCGATCTCGGAGTCAAGGGCATCACCAAGGCCCATGCGATTGACCGGCTGCTCGCGCATCTCGGCGCGAATCGGCAGGACACCGTCGCGTTCGGCGACGCGGCCGTCGACATCCCGATGCTGGAGTACTGCGCGGTCGGCGTGGCGATGGGCAACGGGTCGGAGGACATCAAGGCGATGGCCGGCATCGTCGCCGGCGATGTGGAGGAGGACGGGCTCGCCCGCGCTTTCGAACGGCTCGGCCTGATGTGA
- a CDS encoding GntR family transcriptional regulator: MMAQDYRELATTLRGRIDAGEFRQTGKLPTEDQLIEEYQTTRYRVRNAIAVLAEAGDVFPVRGSGVFVREDREGDYLSIGTTRGISAEYPHRKVTSVVQELSLLQADSVLAKRMHCAEGDQVWRVVRLRQVDGNPLAYETAWYLKEFVPFINEQIAEGSLFGYARNDLGLNFGFVDKVLYAGKLEADAARVLGLNEGDPALYLEDDSFLTNGRLFNSSFIAYHYVNARFFTMTSMR, encoded by the coding sequence ATGATGGCTCAGGATTACCGCGAATTGGCCACGACTCTCAGAGGCCGTATCGATGCCGGTGAGTTCCGGCAGACCGGGAAGCTGCCCACCGAGGACCAGCTGATAGAGGAGTACCAGACCACGAGGTACCGCGTGCGCAATGCCATCGCGGTGCTCGCCGAGGCCGGCGACGTGTTCCCGGTGCGGGGCAGCGGCGTGTTCGTGCGCGAGGACCGTGAGGGCGATTACCTGTCGATCGGCACCACGCGCGGCATTTCCGCGGAGTACCCGCATCGCAAGGTGACGTCCGTGGTGCAGGAGTTGTCGCTGCTGCAGGCCGACTCCGTGCTGGCCAAGCGCATGCACTGCGCCGAGGGTGATCAGGTGTGGCGTGTCGTGCGTCTGCGGCAGGTCGACGGCAATCCGCTGGCATATGAGACGGCGTGGTATCTCAAGGAATTCGTGCCGTTCATCAATGAGCAGATCGCCGAGGGGTCGCTGTTCGGGTACGCGCGCAACGACCTCGGTCTGAATTTCGGCTTCGTCGACAAGGTGCTGTACGCGGGCAAGCTGGAGGCGGACGCGGCCCGGGTGCTTGGTCTGAACGAGGGTGATCCCGCGCTGTACCTGGAGGATGACTCGTTCCTGACCAACGGCCGTCTGTTCAACTCCTCGTTCATCGCATACCATTACGTCAACGCGAGGTTCTTCACGATGACCTCGATGCGCTGA